The genome window CATTTCGATGGAAAAATGAGGCACAGCCTCGGGCGCGTTGGGCTGCACTCCGGCAGGGTAGCCGCACGCCGGATCGAAGAGCGCAGCGGACTCCGGCAGGCTGCTGCGTTCCTGCACGCTCCGAAGATTGGCCAGGAGCACCTCCGGCGTAATGCGCAGCTCATTGCCGACCCCCAGCTCGCGAAACAGCCCGGCGTCGGTCTGCAGTGCAACCGAGAGGCTGCTGTTGCCAATCGGCTGCCCTTCGAACAGCCGGGTGACGGCGTCGATCGCTTGGTGCTGGTACTCGAGGGCAGCGTCGAACTTGAGCTTCATACTGACCGGCTGACGGGGCTTCGGTCAGGGCGCCACGTCTGGGTGACCGGCGGATACGTCGCGCACCAGGTAGTCGAGGATATCGCCCTGCATGCGCTCGATCTCCAGCCGATACCCCGAACTCAACGCTGGCCACTCCTCCGTGCGCGCACAGTCGTGCAGCGCGTGGAGAATCGCCTCCAGTGTCGTCACCCGCTCCCGCGTGACCGCCAGTTCTCCGTCGTTACGGATCATCTCTTTCTACGCGACCAGTGCGCGCTACGGCGCAGCCGATGCCAGCTTCTTCGGCGTCGTTTGAAACTGGAAGTCCAGCAGGTTCACCGGATGCGCGCGCTTCGAGAGATACAGCACCTCGATGCCGACCACTTGGTCCGCGTCGTCATAGTCGACGATCACGCCCGGCGCGACCTCTTCCGACTCCGCGACCGGTACATCTACCAGCTGCAGATGCAAAGCGTCCGCTTCTTCGTCGATTCGCAGCTTCATAGTCGACCCCTCATCTTACGATCAAAGTACACGGTTACCACGCGCAGCGGTACTCTGGCGCGGTTGACGATCACCCGCAAGACGCGGCCTCCATGCTCGTCAATCCGGCCGAGGCGGTGCTCCAGCTCCGGATCGACCTGGTCGGGCTCGACGAGGGTGGCATGCTCCAGCACGCGGTCCAACCATTCGCGCCGAATCACTGGCCGCTTTCGCAGGCTCTCGCGCGCGTGCTCGGTCAGTTCGTAATCCATTTCGCCAGCAAGTCTCACACCACCTGGAACACCAGGTCGCCTTCCTTGAGGCGGTTGCGCGACTTCACGGTTTGCACGGCGTTGACCTTGAGCTGGTCGTTGCCCTGGAAGCCGGCGTCGAGGCAGATGATCTGGGCAGGCGCGGGAACGCGGTTGACCATCGCTTCAATGACCTCGAGCGTCAGCTCGCGATCGAGGCACAGCAGCAACGCGCCGTCGGCGACTGAGAAGACAACCTTGCCCGCCAGCGACAGCTTCTCAATGTGGCTGTCGATCGTGAAGCCCCCTTTCGGCAGAATCTCGTAGAGCAGGTCTTCGTCGGTGCGGCCGGGCTCGACGTGCTGCGCGAAGAGCTTGAGCTGATCTTCGATGTTTTTGATCTTCTCCGCATCGCCGTCCCAGACGTGGAAGTTGCTGCTCGTCAGTTGCAGCGCCTTGTAACCGCGCGGCTGACGCTTATCGAGGCCGAGCGAATCCTTCGCTGCGTCCTCGGTGTCGAGCTTTTGGATCACCCGCCGCACCCGCTCGCGGCAGATGTCGGCGATGGTCGGATACTGCGGATGCTCCGTCTTCTCTGGCAACTGGACGAGAATGAACTTGCGATCACCGCCGTCTTCCACGTTGAGATCGAGCACAGCTTGGGCGGTCGTGCCCGAGCCGGCGAAGAAGTCGAGGATTAGATCCCCATCGTTCGTGTCTGTCGCCAGCCCAACCAGCTTTCGGACCAGACGAGACGGCTTTGGAAAACCAAACACCTGAGCGTCTCCGAAGATTTCGATAATCTCGTTAGTGCCGTGTTGTGTGTAGACATCATCGATGACCGAGAAGAACTTGGTCTGCCTGGTCTCTCCCTGATCCTTGAGATACTGCTTTGTGTGCACAGCCCATTCGCCATTCTTGTCCTTCAGGAATGCAAGCTCACCGCGGTTCAGCGCGTGGGCCACTCTCTCCTTGCTCCACCGCCATTGCCTCTTTGGCATCACTTGCGTTCCGTCGGGCGCTTGGATCGGGAAGACAAGATTCCTTCGCTCCTCGAAACTCTTCATCGACTCAAGCGGGTGCGTTCGAAATGGCCCACGCAAGGCATAGTACTCGTCTCTGTTCTTGTAGTACCGCTCTATGGATTCATCAGAAAGCGGCACGAACAGCTCCTCGATATCGGTCTTGTTCCTTGCGTACATGAGCACGTACTCGTGGATGGTGACCAGGTACTTCTCCTTCGCACCGCCACCGTACCGCTTCTTCCAGACGATGCTGTCCACGAAGTTCTCCTCGCCAAATACCTCATTAGCAAGGCACCGCAGGTTGTGCGCTTCGCAGTCGTCGATGCTGACGAAGATGACGCCGTCGTCGCGCAGCAGGTTGCGGGCGAGGTAGAGGCGCGGGTACATCATCGACAGCCACTTCGAGTGATAGCGCCCGCTGGTTTCGGTGTTGGCGGAGACCTTCAGCCCCGCGGCGTCGAGCTGGCCGGAGAACTTGAGGTAGTCCTGCAGGCCCTCGCGGTAGTTGTCGGGGTAGATGAACTCCTTGCCGGTGTTGTACGGCGGGTCGATGTAGATCATCTTCACCTTGCCGTAGTAGCTCTTCTGCAGGAGCTTCAGGACTTCGAGGTTGTCGCCCTCAATGATGAGATTGTCGGTGGCGTCGAAGCTCACGCTCTGGTCGCGGCGTGGGCGCAGTGTGCCGATGCTCGGCGTCTGGATGACGCGCATGCACTCCGCCTTGCCCGGCCAGTTGAGGCCGTAGCGCTCCTTGCCCGGCTCGATCCATTCGCCCAAGGAGCGTTCGAGCGCGGCGAAGTCGATCCTGTCTCGCGGAACATCTCCGGGAGCAGCTCCCTCAAGCGCGCGCGGCGGTCGGCGGCGACGTCGAGCGAGGTGATCGGTAGCTTCTGCGGGCCTTCGTCGGTCATA of Candidatus Binatia bacterium contains these proteins:
- a CDS encoding DUF2283 domain-containing protein, whose amino-acid sequence is MKLRIDEEADALHLQLVDVPVAESEEVAPGVIVDYDDADQVVGIEVLYLSKRAHPVNLLDFQFQTTPKKLASAAP
- a CDS encoding site-specific DNA-methyltransferase, which translates into the protein MGEWIEPGKERYGLNWPGKAECMRVIQTPSIGTLRPRRDQSVSFDATDNLIIEGDNLEVLKLLQKSYYGKVKMIYIDPPYNTGKEFIYPDNYREGLQDYLKFSGQLDAAGLKVSANTETSGRYHSKWLSMMYPRLYLARNLLRDDGVIFVSIDDCEAHNLRCLANEVFGEENFVDSIVWKKRYGGGAKEKYLVTIHEYVLMYARNKTDIEELFVPLSDESIERYYKNRDEYYALRGPFRTHPLESMKSFEERRNLVFPIQAPDGTQVMPKRQWRWSKERVAHALNRGELAFLKDKNGEWAVHTKQYLKDQGETRQTKFFSVIDDVYTQHGTNEIIEIFGDAQVFGFPKPSRLVRKLVGLATDTNDGDLILDFFAGSGTTAQAVLDLNVEDGGDRKFILVQLPEKTEHPQYPTIADICRERVRRVIQKLDTEDAAKDSLGLDKRQPRGYKALQLTSSNFHVWDGDAEKIKNIEDQLKLFAQHVEPGRTDEDLLYEILPKGGFTIDSHIEKLSLAGKVVFSVADGALLLCLDRELTLEVIEAMVNRVPAPAQIICLDAGFQGNDQLKVNAVQTVKSRNRLKEGDLVFQVV
- a CDS encoding DUF4258 domain-containing protein; this translates as MDYELTEHARESLRKRPVIRREWLDRVLEHATLVEPDQVDPELEHRLGRIDEHGGRVLRVIVNRARVPLRVVTVYFDRKMRGRL